TGGACGCTCGTGACGAGGTTCCGCACGGCGTTGCCGGGCAGCACCGCGGCGTCGGCGCGGGCGTCGAAGCGGTCGCCGAGCCGGATCGCGTACAGGCCCGTGACGCCCGTGGAGGTGCGCAGGTTCCGGAACAGGTCCTGGGTCGGGAAGCCGGCGGGGAGCACGGCGACGAGGACGGGCTTGTCCGCCTTCTCGATCTTCTCGGCGAGCGCGGACGCCTGCGCGGCGGACAGCTGGTCGGCGGCGGCCGGGTCCACGTAGACGGGACTCTCGCGCAGGGCGGCGGCGACGGTGGAGACGCTGGTGGCCGCGTGGGCTCCGGGCGCGAACGACAGCATGGCCAGGGCCGCGAGTGTCAGTGCGACCAACAGGCCCGGAATCCCTCGGGTGGGTGCGGCCCTCATGTCTTCGAAGCTACCCGAAGCGGAGCAGAACCGGGCATCGGGGCCGTGGTCGCGGAGCCCTGCCGCCCTGACGTCCGGACCGTGATGAAGCCCGTGCGACGGGCGCCGCGTGCCGGGCGCCGCCGGCCGTCGTCGGTCGCGCCCGCCGTTCGCGCCGCCCGCCGGCCGTCGAGTCGTCCGTCCCGCAACGATCCGGTTCCGCCCGGCGGAATTGTGGGCTCCGTCACAGCAGTGACTGGCATGCACCTGATGAGGTGACGCGCATGGTCGGACTCATCCTTCGCGTGCTCCCGTTCTGGGTGCGCGAGCCGCTGCTCATCGTCGTCGGCGTCCCCTTCACCCTCGGGCTCTTCTACGCCGCGGCCCGGGACCGGGCGCCGATCGGCGCTCTCCTCGGCCTCGTGGTCCTCGTGTTCACCGCGATCCGCATCCACACCGTGGTCAAGGCGCTGCGGGCCCGTAAGGCGGCCAGGCAGCTCGGGAGCGCGCCGGCGACCGCGCCGTGAGGAGCCGGGACGGCGAAAGGCGCCGGCCGGGGCTGGTGTCCAGCCCCGGCCGGCGCCTTCACGCGTGGTGTCACCCGGCGCGGTACGCCTGCGTCAGCTTGGCTACCGCGTCCGCGTAGTGCCCGGTCAGGAGCAGGTGGTCGGCGTCCGCGAAGGGTTTCGCGGAGGCCGCCGTGACCGCCGTGCCGATCTTCTGCTGGACCAGCAGACGGGCCTTGGTGACGGCCGTGCGGGCCACCGTGCCGGCACCCGCGCGCTCCGCCGCCGCGGCGACCAGGGCGAGGGCCCTGAGGCTCGCGGTGCCGCCGCCCGGCACGTTCGTGAGCGTCGTCAGACCCCACCCGTACGGGAACTGCGGGTCGTACGACGTGTCACCGACGTTGATCGGCAGCTGCGACTCGCTCTTCGGCCAGGTGACCGGGAGCTGTCCGGTGAAGGCGCGCCGGCCGTAGAGGACGTCGGCGACACCGTCGCCCTCCGTGCCCGGCAGCCAGGAGGCCACGAGCGCGTCGACGTCCCCGAGGCGGTCGCCGATGAGCTGCGGGCGGCCCGACACGATGAGCACGGCGCACTTCATGGCCGCGCACACCGTGTCGACGGCGGCCTTGTCGGCGGCGGTCAGCTCCAGGTCGTTGCCGTTGCCGACGTCACCCACGCCCTCGGCGTACGGGGTCTCGCCGACCACGACCACTCCGACGTCGTATCCGGCGGTGGAGGCCGAGGCGTCCTTGGAGTACGTGACGTCGCCGCCCGCCTTGCGCATGCCCTGGAGGATCGTCGTGCCCGGGGTGATGTTCCCGGACGAGCCCTGCCAGGTGATGGTCCAGCCACCGGTCTGGTTGCCGATGTCGTCGGCGTTGGACCCGGCGACGTAGACCTTCTGGGACTTCTTCAGCGGCAGGACGGACCCGGCGTTCTTGAGCAGGACCTGGGACTCCGCCGCCGCCTGCCGGGCCACCGCGCGGTGCGCCGTCGAGCCGATCGCGGAGGCTCCGCCGGTGTCCGCGTACGGCTTCTCGAAGAGGCCGAGGCGGAACTTCTGCGCGAGGATCCGGGCGACGGCGTCGTCGATCCGCCGGTCGGTGACCCGTCCGGCCTTCGCCTCGTCGATCAGGGTCGCGCTGAACTCCTTGTAGCCGTACGGGACCATCATCATGTCGACGCCCGCGTTGACCGAGGTGCGGACGTGCGCGGCGTAGTCACCGGGGAGCTGGTCGATGGCGTTCCAGTCGCTGATGACGAAGCCGTCGAAGCCCATCCGGTCCTTGAGCACGCCGTTGATCATGTCGGCGCGGGCGTGCATCTTCACCGGGCCCTGGCCGTCGCCGAGGTCGAGCGACGAGTAGGAGGGCATGACCGTGCCGACGCCGCGGTCCACCGCTTCCTGGAACGGGGCCAGGTGCACGGCCTCCAGCTCCTGTCGGCCGACCTTGGTGACGCCCTGGTCGACGGTGTAACTGCCGGTGGTGGAGGAGCCGTAGGCGGTGCCGCCGTCGCCGACGAAGTGCTTGGCGGTGGCGAGGACCCTGTCGGCGTCCTTCAGGTCCCTGCCGCTGCGGTCGCCCTGGAGGCCCTGGACGACCGTCTCCATGGACTCGACGAGCGCCGGGTCCTCACCGAAGGACTCGTAGGAGCGGCCCCAGCGTTCGTCGCGGGTCACGCACAGGCAGGGCGCGAAGTCCCACGGAACGCCGGTGGCGCGGACCTCGGCCGCGGTCACGGCTCCCGTCCGCTCGGCGAGCGCGGGGTCGCGGGTGGCGCCGATGCCGATGTTGTGGGGCATCACGGTCGCGCCGGCGAGGTTGTTGTGGCCGTGCACCGCGTCCACGCCGTAGATCAGCGGGATCTGGAAACGGGTGGCCTGCGCCCGGAGCTGGTAGCCGTCGATCATCTTCGCCCAGGCCGCGGGGGTGTTGGGGGTCGGCGTGGAGCCGCCGCCGGAGAGCAGTGATCCGAGATCGTACGCGGCGATGTCACCGCCCGCGCCGATCGCGCCGCGCTCCGCCTGGGTCATCTGCCCGGCCTTCTCCGCGAGGGACATCCGGGAGAGGAGGTCGGCGACCCGCTTCTTCACGGGGAGCTTCGCGTCCAGGTACGGGAGTCCGTGGGCGTCGATGACGACCTGCGGGGTCTCGGCGGGGGCCTTGGCGCCGGTCACCGTGAGCTTGAGCGGGACGGTCTCGGCCGCTTCACCGGTGCGGTCGCGCAGGGTCGGGACCCGGACCGTGCGGCTCGCGCCGGACTCCGTGCCCGCCGGGAAGGTGATCTCCCCCTTGACCGGGGTGTAGTCCTTGCCGGACTCGGCGGTGCCGCCGGCGCTCTCGTAGGCGACGGTCACCGGCTCGTCGATCGGGGCGGAGCCGGTGGTGGCGACGGAGACCTTGACGCTCGCGGTGCCGCCCTCCTTCACCGGGTAGACCGCCGCGTCGGTGGTGACGGAGGCGCGCAGCGACTGGTCGGCCTTGCCGTACAGCTCGACGTCGTCCATGGCGAACCGGCCCGGGGCGCCGACGGGGAGGGTGACGGCGTAGCCCCACATCTGCGTCAGGCCGAGCACCTGGTCGATGCCGCCGACGGGCTGGTAGTCCGTGCGGTAGGTGAAGTCGCCGAAGGGGATCTCGATCTGTTTCCAGCCGGAGAAGTCGTCCGTGAAGGAGGTCGTCCACAGCTCGGAGGCCTCGCCGTTCGCGCCGCCGTCCTTGATCTCGAAGGCGGTCTTCTTGCCGTTGTCCTGGCCGTCCCACCAGAAGCGGATGCCCTTGTGCGCGGACCAGTCGTGGCCCGGCTGGTCCGCGGCGTAGTCGTGGGTGAAGCCGCCGTAGCCGCTGATGTCGTAGTCGCCGGCGAGGACCTTGGCGCCCTCGGGCGCGTCGGACCGCTCGGCCAGGGTCAGTTCGGGCGGGTCGTCGGCGTCGCCGCCCCAGGTGAAGAGGCCTTCGGCCGGCTGGCTCGCGAAGGGCACCTCGCCCTCGAAGCGGTCGACCGGGACGGGGTCGGGATCGGCGGCCGCCGCCGTCCCCGCCGACGCCAACGGGAGCAGGCCGACGATCAGTGCGGCGCCGGCCAGCACGGCGGTTCTTCGTACGGAGTTCCGATCGAGCCCTGTCATGGGTTCCCTTTCGACTCTCACGTTCTTCTCACGACTTAGATCAGGGCGTGAGTTAACTGGCGTCACGGGAACCCGTCAAGGCTTCACGTCAGAACCGGTACACACCCAAGTCACAGCCGGATCAGGGCAGTTGTTCCTTCAGAATGTGAACGCGCGACCCCTTGACGCGGCTCCCGAGCCGTCATTTACTCACGCCTCGCACGCCTCCCCACCCCCACCTCCAGAAGGGCGGCGCTCCATGCGGAGATCCATCAGGAGATCCACTCGGGCGGTACGGCTGATCGTCGCCGGGCTGCTCACCACCGCGGGATTCACGGCGGCCGCGCCCGTCACGGCGCACGCCGCGGGCGAACAGGTCACCGCCTGGCTCACGACGACGGACGACTCGGGCGGCCGCCATGTCGTGCGCGGTCTGCAGGCCCAGGCGCCGTTCGCCTTCCAGTCGGGCAGTGGCGGCGGTGGCGAGAACATCACCGTCGACGAGAACACCCGGTACCAGACGTTCACCGGCGGAGGGGCCTCCTTCACCGACACGGCGGCGTGGCTGATGAACAGCAGCGGGGCGCTGTCGCAGAGCACGCGCGACGCGACGATGCGCAAGCTCTTCTCCCCCGCCGACGGCATCGGGCTGTCCTTCCTGCGCAACCCCATGGGCGCCTCCGACCTGGCCCGATTCGGCTACAGCTACGACGACGTGCCGGCCGGGCAGACCGATCCGAACCTGACGAAGTTCTCCATCGCGCACGACCTGGCCGACGTCGTGCCGCTGACCAGGCAGGCGCTCCAGCTCAACCCGTCCCTCACGGTGATGGCCTCGCCGTGGACGGCGCCGGCCTGGATGAAGGACAGCGGTTCGCTGAACGGCGGATGGCTGAAATCCGAGGACTACGGCGCCTACGCCTCGTACTTCGTGAAGTACCTCCAGGCGTACCGGGACCAGGGTGTCCCCGTCTCGTACGTCACCGCGCAGAACGAACCGACCTGCTGCTCGGGCTATCCCTCGATGAGCTGGAACGCCTCGGGGCTCGCCTACTTCACCAAGAGCGAGCTGCTGCCCAAGCTCCAGGCGGCCGGGCTGTCCACCAAGGTGCTCGCGCACGACTGGAACTGGGACGTGTACGACTCCTACGCCGCGCAGACCGTGGACGACGCGGCGGTCCGCTCGCACCCGAACTTCGGCGGGATCGCCTGGCACGGGTACGGCGGCGACGTCACCAAACAGACCGGGGTGCACAACCAGTACCCGAACCTCGACGCGTTCGGCACCGAACACTCCGGCGGCACCTGGATCGCCAACCAGCAGCGCGAGGACATGCTCAACATCGTCGACTACACCCGCAACTGGGCGAAGTCGGTGACCAAGTGGTCGCTGGCCGTGGACCAGAACATGGGCCCGCACAACGGGGGGTGCGGCACCTGCACCGGCCTGATCACCGTGCACAACGGCGACGGGGCGAGCGGGACCGTCGACTACACGGTCGAGTACTACACGATGGGCCATCTGACGAAGTTCGTCCGTCCCGGCGCGCAGCGGATCGCCTCCACGGCGTCGTCGGCGGTCCCGAACGTCGCCTGGCGCAACCCGGACGGCTCGAAGGCCCTGATCGCCTACAACGACGGCTCGGCCGCCAAGACCGTCACCATCAACTGGGGCTCCCAGCACGCCACTTACTCACTGCCGGGCAAGACGTCGGCGACATTCACCTGGTCCGGGACACCGTCGGGCGGCGGCGCGCAGTCGGGCGCGTTCGTCGGACTGGCCGGCAAGTGCCTGGACGTGGCGGGCGGTTCGAGTGCCAACGGCACGGCGGTCCAGCTCTACGACTGCAACGGCTCGACCGCGCAGTCCTGGAGCGTGCAGGCCGACGGTTCGGTGCGCTCGCTCGGCAAGTGCCTCGACGTCACCTCGGCCTCGACGGCGAACGGCGCGAAGGTGCAGCTCTACGACTGCAACGGCTCGGCCGCCCAGCGCTGGTCGTACAGCGCCTCGACCGGGGACGTGGTCAACACGGCGGCGAACAAGTGCCTCGACGTCACGGACAACTCGTCGGCGAACGGGGCCCGGGCGCAGATCTGGTCGTGCACGGGTGCCGCCAACCAGAAATGGCACCTCCAGTAGGCCACCCCCCACGGGGATGAGCGCCGGAGGGGCCTTTGCCCCTCCGGCGTTCGGCGTGCTACGCCGCCGGCTCGACCCCGGCACGCAGCAGGCCGTAGGTGTACGCGTCCTCCAGCGCCTGCCAGGACGCGGCGATGACGTTCTCGGCCACGCCGACCGTGGACCACTCCCCCGTGCCGTCGGAGGTGGCGATCAGGACGCGGGTGGTGGAGGACGTGCCGTGCTTGCCCTCCAGGATGCGGACCTTGTAGTCGACCAGTTCCAGCTTGGCCAGCTGGGGGTAGATCGTCTCCAGGGCCACGCGCAGGGCGCGGTCGAGGGCGTTGACCGGGCCGTTGCCCTCGGCGGTGGCGACGATGCGCTCGCCCTTGGCGAAGAGCTTCACCGTGGCCTCGTTGGCGTGCGTGCCGTCGGGGCGGTCCTCGACGATGGCCCGCCAGGACTCGACCTCGAAGTAGGACCGGGCCCGGCCCTCGGCCTCGGCGCGCAGCAGGAGCTCGAAGCTCGCGTCGGCCGCCTCGTACGTGTAGCCCTCCAGCTCGCGCTCCTTGACGCGGGCGACGACGCGGGCGACCAGTTCGCGGTCCCCGCTGATGTCGACGCCGAGTTCCTTGCCCTTGAGCTCGATCGAGGCCCGGCCCGCCATGTCGGAGACCAGCATCCGCATGGTGTTGCCGACCTGCTCGGGGTCGATGTGCTGGTAGAGGTCGGGGTCGACCTTGATCGCGGAGGCGTGCAGGCCCGCCTTGTGGGCGAAGGCCGACACCCCCACGTAGGGCTGGTGGGTGGAGGGGGTCAGGTTGACCACCTCGGCGATGGCGTGCGAGATCCGGGTCATCTCCCGCAGGGCGCCGTCGGGCAGCACCTTCTTGCCGTACTTCAGCTCCAGGGCGGCGACGACGGGGAACAGGTTGGAGTTGCCGACCCGCTCGCCGTAGCCGTTCGCCGTGCACTGGACGTGGGTGGCGCCCGCGTCGACGGCGGCCAGGGTGTTGGCGACCGCGCAGCCGGTGTCGTCCTGCGCGTGGATGCCGAGCCGGGCGCCGGTGTCCGCGAGGACGGTGGCGACGACGGCCTGGACCTGCGCCGGGAGCATCCCGCCGTTGGTGTCGCACAGGACCACGACGTCGGCGCCGGCCTCCGCGGCCGCGCGGACGACCGCCTTGGCGTAGCCCGGGTTCGCGCGGTAGCCGTCGAAGAAGTGCTCGCAGTCGACGAAGACGCGGCGGCCCTGGGAACGCAGGTGCGAGACGGTGTCGCGGACCATCTCCAGGTTCTCTTCCAGGGTGGTGCGCAGGGCGAGCTCGACATGCCGGTCGTGGGACTTGGCGACCAGCGTGATCACCGGGGCGCCGGAGTCCAGGAGTGCCTTGACCTGCGGGTCCTCGGAGGCCTTGCCGCCTGCCCGGCGGGTCGCTCCGAAGGCCACGAGCTGCGCGTGCTTGAAGTCGATCTCCTGCTGGGCGCGGGCGAAGAACTCGGTGTCGCGGGGGTTGGCGCCGGGCCAGCCGCCCTCGATGAAGCCGACTCCGAAGTCGTCCAGGTGCCGCGTGATGGCCAGCTTGTCCGCCACGGTGAGGTTGATGCCCTCGCGCTGCGCGCCGTCGCGCAGCGTCGTGTCGAAGACGTGGAACGCGTCGTCCAGTTCGCTGGTTTCCGTCATGGTGTCAAGGCTCCTGTGTTGAATCTCGGTCTACCGGAATGACCGGCTCCACCGTCCCCCAATGATCCCTCGCGCTGCGCTCCCGGCTGAAGGTGGGCCAGAAAAGCGAAAAACCCCTCGCGGGTGCGAGAGGTCTGCGCGCGGGTCGAGAACGACGGTGTCCGCCCGTACCTGGTCGTACGTGGCGGTCACTGCGGACCGGCGCGCCTGCTGCCAATAATCGTGGCGAACGAGAGCACGGGGGCAGTCTGGCACAGAGCACGCGCCCTCTCACAGGGCGTCTCAGGATGCGAGCACCGTTCCGGACAGCGCGGGCGTGTCCTGCTGCCGCGCGGCGGGGTCAGCCCAGCGACTCGTCGAGGAACTCCCGCACGTGGGACAGCACCCGTTCGCGGTCGGTGCCGCGCAGGCCGATCGCCACGTGGATGGAGAAGCCGTCGAGCAGGGCGCGCAGCCGGGCGGCGAGGCGGTCCGGGTCGACGGCGCGGAACTCACCGCGTGAGACGCCCTCGGCGAGCAGCGCGACGAGGTCCCGGTGCCAGGCGCCCTCGATGGCGACCTGCCGTTCGCGGGCGTCGTCGGCGGCGTTCTGCGAGCGGTTCCAGACCTCCAGCCAGAGCGTCCAGTGCGGGTCGCGGTGGCCGTCGGGGACGTACAGGCCGACGTAGGCGTCGAGGCGTTCCCGGGCGGTTCCGCGCGCGGCCAGCAGCCGGCCGCGCTCCGCGCCGAGCCGGCCCTCGCTCCACTCCAGGGTGCGCAGCAGCAGCTCGTCCTTGGTGCGGAAGTAGTAGAGGAGATGGCCGCTGCTCATGCCGACCTCGCGGCCGAGCGCCGCCATGGTGAGCTTCTCCAGACCGCGCTCGGCGATCATCTCCATGGCGGCGGCGAGGACCTCCTCGCGCGGCGGCGCGTTCTTCCGCGCACCGGCCATCCGTGACTCCCGTGTTCAGACCTTCGGCTGCTGCTGGGTGATGCAGTGGATGCCACCGCCGCCCGCGAAGATCGTACGTGCGTCCACCAGTGTCACCGTCCGCTCCGGGAAGAGGCGGCGGAAGATGCCCGCCGCGATCTCGTCGCGCGGGTCGTCGAAGCCGCAGAGGACGACGCCGCCGTTGCACAGGTAGTGGTTGATGTACGAGTAGTCGGCCCAGTGGCCGTCGGCCTCCAGGACCGTCGGGGCGGGCACCTCGACGACCTCGATGCTGCGGCCCCGGGCGTCGGTCTGGGCCCTGAGCAGCCCGATGACCTCCTGGCTGACCGCGTGGTCGGGGTGCGCCGGGTCCTGCTGGGAGTGGGCGACGATCACGCCGGGCCGGGCGAAGGCGGCGACGATGTCGACGTGGCCGAGGGTGCCGAAGCCGTACGGGGGGTAGTCGCCGGTGAGGCCGCGCGGCAGCCAGATCGCCTTGCGGGTGCCGAGCTGCGCGTGGATCTCCGACTCGACCTCCTCGCGGCTCCAGCCGGGGTTGCGCTCGGGGCCGAGCTGCACGGTCTCGGTGAGCAGCACGGTGCCCTCGCCGTCGACGTGGATCGCGCCGCCCTCGTTGACGAGCCGGGAGGCGTACGCCTTGGCGCCGGCCAGTTCGGCGACCTGCGCGCCGATCTTGGAGTCGTGCTCCCAGCGGGCCCAGTCCTGAGCGCCCCAGCCGTTGAACGTCCAGTCCACGGCGGCGAGTTCGCCCTGCCCGTTGGTGAGGAAGGTGGGGCCGATGTCGCGCATCCAGGCGTCGTCGAGTTCCCGCTCGACGGTGTCGACGCCGGGGCCGAGGAGTTCGGCCGCCTGCGCGGACTGGCCGGGACCGCAGACCACGGTGACCGGCTCGAAGCGGCGGACGGCACGGGCCACGGCCGCCCAGGCCGCGCGCGACTCGGCGAGGTCGCCGGGGTTGTCGAAGGTGGGGTTGGGGCCCGGCCACGCCATCCAGGTGCGCTCGTGCGGGGTCCACTCGGCGGGCA
The window above is part of the Streptomyces sp. NBC_01428 genome. Proteins encoded here:
- a CDS encoding glycoside hydrolase family 3 protein, with the protein product MTGLDRNSVRRTAVLAGAALIVGLLPLASAGTAAAADPDPVPVDRFEGEVPFASQPAEGLFTWGGDADDPPELTLAERSDAPEGAKVLAGDYDISGYGGFTHDYAADQPGHDWSAHKGIRFWWDGQDNGKKTAFEIKDGGANGEASELWTTSFTDDFSGWKQIEIPFGDFTYRTDYQPVGGIDQVLGLTQMWGYAVTLPVGAPGRFAMDDVELYGKADQSLRASVTTDAAVYPVKEGGTASVKVSVATTGSAPIDEPVTVAYESAGGTAESGKDYTPVKGEITFPAGTESGASRTVRVPTLRDRTGEAAETVPLKLTVTGAKAPAETPQVVIDAHGLPYLDAKLPVKKRVADLLSRMSLAEKAGQMTQAERGAIGAGGDIAAYDLGSLLSGGGSTPTPNTPAAWAKMIDGYQLRAQATRFQIPLIYGVDAVHGHNNLAGATVMPHNIGIGATRDPALAERTGAVTAAEVRATGVPWDFAPCLCVTRDERWGRSYESFGEDPALVESMETVVQGLQGDRSGRDLKDADRVLATAKHFVGDGGTAYGSSTTGSYTVDQGVTKVGRQELEAVHLAPFQEAVDRGVGTVMPSYSSLDLGDGQGPVKMHARADMINGVLKDRMGFDGFVISDWNAIDQLPGDYAAHVRTSVNAGVDMMMVPYGYKEFSATLIDEAKAGRVTDRRIDDAVARILAQKFRLGLFEKPYADTGGASAIGSTAHRAVARQAAAESQVLLKNAGSVLPLKKSQKVYVAGSNADDIGNQTGGWTITWQGSSGNITPGTTILQGMRKAGGDVTYSKDASASTAGYDVGVVVVGETPYAEGVGDVGNGNDLELTAADKAAVDTVCAAMKCAVLIVSGRPQLIGDRLGDVDALVASWLPGTEGDGVADVLYGRRAFTGQLPVTWPKSESQLPINVGDTSYDPQFPYGWGLTTLTNVPGGGTASLRALALVAAAAERAGAGTVARTAVTKARLLVQQKIGTAVTAASAKPFADADHLLLTGHYADAVAKLTQAYRAG
- a CDS encoding ricin-type beta-trefoil lectin domain protein, with translation MRRSIRRSTRAVRLIVAGLLTTAGFTAAAPVTAHAAGEQVTAWLTTTDDSGGRHVVRGLQAQAPFAFQSGSGGGGENITVDENTRYQTFTGGGASFTDTAAWLMNSSGALSQSTRDATMRKLFSPADGIGLSFLRNPMGASDLARFGYSYDDVPAGQTDPNLTKFSIAHDLADVVPLTRQALQLNPSLTVMASPWTAPAWMKDSGSLNGGWLKSEDYGAYASYFVKYLQAYRDQGVPVSYVTAQNEPTCCSGYPSMSWNASGLAYFTKSELLPKLQAAGLSTKVLAHDWNWDVYDSYAAQTVDDAAVRSHPNFGGIAWHGYGGDVTKQTGVHNQYPNLDAFGTEHSGGTWIANQQREDMLNIVDYTRNWAKSVTKWSLAVDQNMGPHNGGCGTCTGLITVHNGDGASGTVDYTVEYYTMGHLTKFVRPGAQRIASTASSAVPNVAWRNPDGSKALIAYNDGSAAKTVTINWGSQHATYSLPGKTSATFTWSGTPSGGGAQSGAFVGLAGKCLDVAGGSSANGTAVQLYDCNGSTAQSWSVQADGSVRSLGKCLDVTSASTANGAKVQLYDCNGSAAQRWSYSASTGDVVNTAANKCLDVTDNSSANGARAQIWSCTGAANQKWHLQ
- the cimA gene encoding citramalate synthase; the encoded protein is MTETSELDDAFHVFDTTLRDGAQREGINLTVADKLAITRHLDDFGVGFIEGGWPGANPRDTEFFARAQQEIDFKHAQLVAFGATRRAGGKASEDPQVKALLDSGAPVITLVAKSHDRHVELALRTTLEENLEMVRDTVSHLRSQGRRVFVDCEHFFDGYRANPGYAKAVVRAAAEAGADVVVLCDTNGGMLPAQVQAVVATVLADTGARLGIHAQDDTGCAVANTLAAVDAGATHVQCTANGYGERVGNSNLFPVVAALELKYGKKVLPDGALREMTRISHAIAEVVNLTPSTHQPYVGVSAFAHKAGLHASAIKVDPDLYQHIDPEQVGNTMRMLVSDMAGRASIELKGKELGVDISGDRELVARVVARVKERELEGYTYEAADASFELLLRAEAEGRARSYFEVESWRAIVEDRPDGTHANEATVKLFAKGERIVATAEGNGPVNALDRALRVALETIYPQLAKLELVDYKVRILEGKHGTSSTTRVLIATSDGTGEWSTVGVAENVIAASWQALEDAYTYGLLRAGVEPAA
- a CDS encoding TetR/AcrR family transcriptional regulator — translated: MAGARKNAPPREEVLAAAMEMIAERGLEKLTMAALGREVGMSSGHLLYYFRTKDELLLRTLEWSEGRLGAERGRLLAARGTARERLDAYVGLYVPDGHRDPHWTLWLEVWNRSQNAADDARERQVAIEGAWHRDLVALLAEGVSRGEFRAVDPDRLAARLRALLDGFSIHVAIGLRGTDRERVLSHVREFLDESLG
- a CDS encoding agmatine deiminase family protein — protein: MSAAADGFRMPAEWTPHERTWMAWPGPNPTFDNPGDLAESRAAWAAVARAVRRFEPVTVVCGPGQSAQAAELLGPGVDTVERELDDAWMRDIGPTFLTNGQGELAAVDWTFNGWGAQDWARWEHDSKIGAQVAELAGAKAYASRLVNEGGAIHVDGEGTVLLTETVQLGPERNPGWSREEVESEIHAQLGTRKAIWLPRGLTGDYPPYGFGTLGHVDIVAAFARPGVIVAHSQQDPAHPDHAVSQEVIGLLRAQTDARGRSIEVVEVPAPTVLEADGHWADYSYINHYLCNGGVVLCGFDDPRDEIAAGIFRRLFPERTVTLVDARTIFAGGGGIHCITQQQPKV